The Methanolacinia petrolearia DSM 11571 genome has a segment encoding these proteins:
- a CDS encoding TrmB family transcriptional regulator produces MNEKLIGSLLKLGFTEYEARAYLVIIQLNLSSANEIIELSGLPRGKIYSTLNQLAGKGYIGVNEGNPALYYPVNPVETIALLKKQVLADFSELEEDIIAMSRRNNLKPSLFWDIPNPANIENKLRNFLKGAKNDIFILLDDPEMYPLIESELFKIRKKIKISILVPEDLKALENKFKFHIMNEKLINFFDEMDGLIGDDLPKNFPKKGPSVLIIIDSRKSLVAIHESSGYLVGISYDIIFTYNQKKIIELLAPEVFGKK; encoded by the coding sequence ATGAATGAAAAATTGATTGGCAGTCTTTTGAAACTTGGATTTACGGAATATGAAGCCCGGGCGTACCTGGTAATTATTCAGCTGAACCTCTCTTCTGCAAATGAAATTATCGAGCTCTCAGGTCTGCCCCGCGGGAAGATATATTCTACATTAAATCAGCTTGCCGGAAAAGGTTACATAGGAGTAAACGAAGGCAATCCCGCTTTATATTATCCGGTAAATCCTGTGGAAACAATAGCATTATTAAAAAAACAGGTGCTGGCAGATTTTTCCGAGCTTGAAGAAGATATAATTGCCATGAGCAGAAGAAACAACCTCAAACCGTCTCTTTTCTGGGACATCCCAAATCCGGCAAATATAGAGAATAAACTCAGGAATTTTCTAAAAGGCGCTAAAAACGACATATTCATCCTCCTGGACGATCCTGAAATGTATCCATTAATTGAGAGTGAACTTTTTAAAATAAGGAAAAAAATCAAAATTTCAATTCTGGTCCCGGAAGACCTGAAAGCCCTGGAAAATAAGTTTAAGTTCCATATAATGAATGAAAAATTAATCAATTTTTTTGACGAAATGGATGGCCTCATCGGTGACGATCTCCCTAAAAACTTTCCAAAAAAAGGTCCGAGTGTTTTGATAATAATTGACAGCAGAAAGTCATTGGTTGCAATTCACGAATCATCAGGCTACCTGGTAGGAATATCCTATGATATAATCTTTACATACAATCAGAAAAAAATTATAGAATTGCTTGCACCGGAAGTTTTTGGAAAAAAGTAA